A region of Anaerobaca lacustris DNA encodes the following proteins:
- a CDS encoding DUF433 domain-containing protein has product MNWKDYISADSDVLGGKPTVKGTRISVEFIIQRLAEGWTETQLLENYPRLTPTHLQAVFAYVQECIEDGSLISPSPKTA; this is encoded by the coding sequence ATGAACTGGAAAGACTACATTTCGGCCGATTCCGACGTCCTCGGCGGCAAACCGACGGTCAAGGGCACGCGAATCTCCGTCGAGTTCATCATCCAGCGTCTCGCCGAAGGCTGGACTGAGACGCAGTTGCTGGAGAACTACCCGAGACTGACGCCGACGCACCTCCAGGCAGTGTTTGCCTACGTACAGGAATGCATCGAAGATGGCTCGCTGATCA